The stretch of DNA GACTGTTTTCAGCAAGCTTCTATTAGgacaaatgcacattaagtctTATGATTGGGTTGATTCTGAAGCCACTCACAACTTGTTGCAACAACCATCAAAATGTGAGATTTCTTTATATCtctttcatctttttctaaagaTATTAAATGAATTCTTAACTGAAGTGAATCTAATGACCATATACTGATCATGAGATCTATATTGCTTTTTGTCGCAAATTGCAGTCACATAGACTAGACTATGTGACAGCAAAGATTGCGACAAAAAGCAATACATAtcgtgtattaattattatttttagttatttaaagTTGACCGAcacatttaatttttgttggcaGTGAGATTGGCAAAGTTAAAAGCAAACGATGTGTTTACAGCACCATGTGATACTTCAGTGTTGTATCCAACAACAGGAGGCAATATTCATGAATTCACAGCCATAACTCCATGTGCTGTACTTGATGTCATTGGTCCTCCTTATTCTAAAGAAGATGGAAGGGATTGTTCCTATTACAAAGATCACCCTTGTGATGCTTTTCCAAGTGAGTCACACTTTCTCAATATTGCACACAACTTCCATGAGGAATGTTTGTATTTGCAACTATATTGgtgttttttttagttttccATAATAAAAGGAAACTTTgtctaaaaataatgaaaacataggttcaaaaatatttctattgCACATTTAACCATTATtatgaaatgaaaattttagtttgaaattttaatcattgattaaaaaattaatgttaaactCCTAACAATGTAGTCTTCTATAATGAATTATAAGCAAATTTTGTCATAAATtccaaatttttataatgaaatataagtttaatataaatcacatatttaatttaatttttttttttaaatatattttcgaTGAATCTTTTACGCAGATAAAAGATAGTAATTTAGacatttcaactttttttattgaaattacataaattaaatgtgatagtacaatttttttaaggtaCATGATTTGGTCTATTTAATTCCAGAATCCAGATAGTACAATTgtacattaattattaatgatatGTATCTGACCATCAATGATTTATTTAACCTGCAGATGAGGAAGAGATTGCTAAGGTGAACGACAAAAATGATAGTTATGCGTTATTAGAAGAAATTGAGATGCCAGAAAATTGTCAAATGGATGGAATTGAATATCTGGGTCCTCCCATTAATGACACAGATTTTTAGTCATAATTCCATCACCATCTTATACAAAAGTGTTTCCAACCTTTTTTTCCCTTTGTgtccatatacaaaaaaatcAATGCAAAAGATTTTGACTCATCTAAATTGAATAACtctctttataaaataaagtaagtaatataaataattttttattaaataaattattattattttatgttcaTGCATAACTTATCCATCGTGGATAATATTAGTGTGTTGGTTTTTTTTCTTAACGGTGAGTATAGCTGTAATTGGTTCGTTTTTTTTCTAGTTGCGACCCATTTTTTGTTGATTAAAGAAAAACCATGGGCTAATTAATATGTTTGATTGACTTGTTATGGGAAATTCTTCATGTTGACAAGAAAGGTCAAATTTATGCTGTACTCCAGATATTTATGGGAAGCTGTCATTATCATTTACtcctataaacaaaaatatattaaattatagttatgcaattataataaaaaagttaagtttattgtaaataatctttaattattagtaaattggattattaaaaataaaataaaagttatattaaatGATGACTAATTTAGAGATTCTATTATATTAAATGGGAGataattgatgaattttttctgattttttttagctaatttacttttattttattttagagggAGTGccattcatttaattttataaaatacaaaacttagaaatattaattttgggTGGAGTTGTAAAGATGGAAAGGGTAATGGAGCTTCTTCTTGCTCCACAATCGTacatatgtttcaaataaacCTTTCGGACAGAAAATGAAATCGTATTTTTGTTTATAGGTACCTTTAGATATTAAAAAAGGATTtagataaatttttagtttttataaaattttatttttagtctttgtaaaattatgataaatatttagatttagtcatttaaatttaactcaattttcaattaagttctttaaattttatttatttttttattgtgcaTTTGAATATCACAACAAATTgactatttaaattattttacacgtAAAGAaagttaaatacattaattatgcagatataattttatcatcttatttttaaagttatatgTGAATGTAAATTGAtgtaaataaaatcaataaacatATATCATTTATAAGATTCGATGAATTAATACAAATAACATTATTATAGTATTtagtaaaatttcaaataattaaaaactttCAATTGAAGTAATTATTGTCAAAATTGAGATAAAAGACTAAcaatataaatatgatataacttaaataactaaatcaaaataaaataaatttaaagaatcTAAGTAAATTTTGAGTTAGCTTAAATGATtataagtgtattttttttaaaattacttgtaaaatacttttttatataGATTTAAGCTGCCAACCATCGGTCTTACATAATGTTTTAGTCTCTCTTAAAatgtcaaaatatatttttgaattttttatacaCATGTTTACGttattatatacaaaataaaaacatacaaaaacacaatcttaaaattaaatttctagaTAAATATTACCattacttttattttgaattcattcatttaaaaaGTCATATGACATTCATTCCAAATTAAAagttctaaaattttatataagaatattttataatattgtaaattctaaatttttatgtgACAATGTTTTATAATGATGTaagtaatatttataaaaaggtTGAATAACAATAACTAAATATGTTTcgttttattataaaataaaattatgtataaCATAATTATGAgtagacaaaaaaaaacttttgacataattaaaaacaaaatttgaatacTTATCTGGGCCTAgcaactaaaaattatttaacccataatatttttttaggaagtgtaattttaaatgattttagaGGTAAAAAAACAAACTCCAACTCCCAAGGTTAATATGGAGGCTTAAGCTACCCACTCTCAATTTTTGTCAATGGCAAGCCCTGCTTtccactttatttttatttttttcttttatatatatataaatgtgtgTGTGTAAAAAATTAGATTAGGGAGTGCACTTCCATCGAAGCCTATAACGGAACCATTCATCTTTTTCATCACTTCATCTCCTTCTTTCTCAGTTTTTAAGGGGGATTAGATTGagatttttaaatactttttataaaaaaatcctgtaaaattttaatgacaaaataagattttaaaagatttataaattttgtataaattttaattttcttttaaatgacataaattaagACTTTTTTAAAATGGTATAAGAAGTTTTtgtagatttattttttattttaaaaaattacaaatatctcattcaattttttattaaatagtcaaagtttcaaaaacaaatgaaaataaataagaaaaaaattaaatagttgaataaaaaatataaaatcaaaacaatttttaaaaatatttgaagttatATTTATCCTCTTTATTATTTCAgttaaatttttcaattatctATTGAAAAGATTAccaacttatttttattttaaggtgTCATTATCAAAGTCTGCATTACTTTTTAGATTATAAGGTTAAaacaacttattattatttttttgactaaattaaagtatttcaattaatacaactacatttttttctttcaaattaaaGACCACAACTTAAAACATTTATGTTTGTCTGTCTTGGTGTAACATGAAACTATtcaacacaatatcaattattttttctaaaaaacgtCGTTGTTTAtgaagtaaattaattttaattgactGAATTGTTAATTTGCAAAATAGCACAAGACTTATTTCTAGAAGCTCCCAATGACAGCATAATCAAAACGCATCGTTTGAGTCGTCGTTCGTTGTATCTTACAGTGAAAAGTGGAGCCCTAAAACGCACACTGTTGAACTTGAACCCAAACACCAGTGGAAGTTGGTTACAACGATGAAGGTGGTTGCACTTGTTAGCGGCGGCAAAGACAGCTGCTATGCCATGATGAAGTCTATTCACTATGGCCAccaggttttttttttcttcaaattttttcttCCTCAATTTCATAATTGATTATCGTAATTTATTTCCTCATTTGGTGTTTCAATAGATTGTTGCATTGGCGAATTTGATGCCGGTTGATGATTCCGTTGACGAGCTCGATAGCTACATGTACCAAACCGTATGCGTCCCCATCTCCATTTTGATCTTTCACTATTCCAATTTTCAGTCAATATTTGAATATTAATGTAGGCTTTTCTTAACTTCGTTTCATAGCTGAAGAAACAATAGTTAACTAGATTAGGATAAAGTtttcatttaattcattttatacTATGTGGGAACTACATAATGTTTATAAGAATTAGTGTTATTAGTGCATTGATAATTTAGGCTTTTTTAGCTTCAAAGAATGGTAGAAATGAAGTTGCCTCTGCTTAAAAAAATTTGTGGCCCCTCCTCTCTCTTTCACTATATAAAGtttgattgaatatattttCTGGAGATTTTTTTATGGCATTGTAGATATCCCTGAACTATGGTAGGAACTATGGTAGGATCTATTTTTGCGAAATCTTGGTGGGTTATGTCTCTTCCGAATTGGAGACTGCAGGGTACACTTGAAGTTGAAACTGCAGGGTACAGTATTACAGAAGTTGTTGTTAGGAACCCTATAGTTGGATCCAAAAGAAagaacatttttattaaaaaataggaAAGAATGGGAGATAAATCTCTCCTCTCTTCGCTTCACAATAGAGTTACTGCTCTCTTCACAACTTTACTATATTCAATGATTCCCTCTATCCATACACTCTATTTATAATGTTATTCCTCTAGCTATCCAACTAACTTCTCTAACATCTCTTTAGTACTCCAACTCTAATTACCCTTATTCTATATCATAATAGTTGCAAACTAGTTATTGTGTGTTTATGGGTAGTGGGGAAGTAGAATATAGGGATAATTTTGGATTGAATTGAGACGTCGGAAGTGAAGCTTTTGTTTGGTGCAAGATAAACTTTGGACCAGATGATAATCCCTACCCCTTTATTCAAAGTTTAAGGGCGAGATGGCAGGTTTATCCTCTGTGTTTGAGTTGCCAACTTGGCTATCTTGCTCTTTATTGGCACTTTTCTTCCTCATATTTTTTGTTGGTTATTTGCTCtggtaatttttttcttttctaaaaataaaaaaaaactgttaGAGGGTTGTC from Cicer arietinum cultivar CDC Frontier isolate Library 1 chromosome 3, Cicar.CDCFrontier_v2.0, whole genome shotgun sequence encodes:
- the LOC101493492 gene encoding plant cysteine oxidase 2-like, producing the protein MEVGLVEQGRERDGHVNKVDYVKRVIAIAKKRNKPYNRRVVKRHNVPKALQELFGSCKQTFKGINTVPSPQDVHKLCHILDNMKPEDVGLSRDLQFFKPGNIIKENQRVTYTTVYKCDNFSLCIFFLPERGVIPLHNHPGMTVFSKLLLGQMHIKSYDWVDSEATHNLLQQPSKLRLAKLKANDVFTAPCDTSVLYPTTGGNIHEFTAITPCAVLDVIGPPYSKEDGRDCSYYKDHPCDAFPNEEEIAKVNDKNDSYALLEEIEMPENCQMDGIEYLGPPINDTDF